From the Haemophilus parainfluenzae genome, the window ACGAGCAGATTATTTACTTCAACAAGAATATGCTAAAGCAGCAGCGACACGTGGCTGGTCAAAATGGACAATTTTAAGACGTTATGTTTTCCGCAATACTTTTCCATTATTAATTCCACAACTTACGCGTGTATTTACCTTAGTATTAACACAATGTATGTTGGTTGAGACAGTATTAGGTTGGCCGGGAATTGGACGTTGGTTGATTGATGCCGTAACCCAACAAGATTACAACAGTATTTCTGCCGGTGTAGTTGTAATTGGTATTTGTATCATTATTATTGATACCTTCGCCAAGTTGCTCATGTTTGTGTTAGATCCATTGAATAAGAAGGGCTGGTATGCAAGATAGAGAACCTGATGAATTTCGTGAAAGCACCTCCTTCTTTCAGATTTGGCTGCTTTTCCGCCAGAATCGTGTGGCATTATTCTGTTTCTATTTATTTTGTCTTCTGATTTTGACCGCACTTTTTCCTAAGCTCATCATGCCTTATAGCGAAAGCATGGAGTTTGTCGGAGAAGAACTCATGCCGCCATCTTGGGTAGAAAAAGGTCGTATTGCTTTTTTCTTTGGTACCGATGATCTTGGTCGTGATGTACTCAGTCGATTAATTATGGGGACACAATATACTCTCGGTTCCTCTCTTTTAGTGGTCATTGCTGTGGCAATTATTGGTGGCGCATTAGGTATTCTTGCCGGCATGTCAGAAGGGATTAAATCTCGTTTTTTAGGTCATTTTTTTGATGCATTTTTATCTATCCCTATTTTGCTGATTGCCATTATTATTTCGACGTTAATGGAACCGAGCTTAATAAATGCCATGTTTGCCACTCTGTTGGCTATTTTGCCGTATTTTGTCCATGCGATTTATCAAGCGATCCAGCAAGAACTAAAGAAAGACTATGTACTCTTACTGAAATTAGATGGTATTTCAAACTGGGAATTATTAAAAACTACAATCTTGCCGAATATTAGTGTCGTCTATACGCAAGAAATTTCTCGAGCATTTGTTGTCGCTATTTTAGATATTACGGCACTCAGTTTTATTTCTCTTGGTGCACA encodes:
- a CDS encoding ABC transporter permease subunit, whose protein sequence is MQDREPDEFRESTSFFQIWLLFRQNRVALFCFYLFCLLILTALFPKLIMPYSESMEFVGEELMPPSWVEKGRIAFFFGTDDLGRDVLSRLIMGTQYTLGSSLLVVIAVAIIGGALGILAGMSEGIKSRFLGHFFDAFLSIPILLIAIIISTLMEPSLINAMFATLLAILPYFVHAIYQAIQQELKKDYVLLLKLDGISNWELLKTTILPNISVVYTQEISRAFVVAILDITALSFISLGAQRPMPEWGAMIKDSLELIYLAPWTVLLPGFAIIFTILLSIIFTNGLCKAINKYYE